A genomic stretch from Rhodobacterales bacterium HKCCA1288 includes:
- a CDS encoding dynamin family protein encodes MEIAPLQRQEIDLLDRMLAHLCDGVGRENRGNLIALRDQLAAWAARISVIGQVKAGKSTFLNAFLHERDFLPSDVNPWTSVVTNIRINIPHDPRVGAMFEFFSEADWDEIINGTSELRDLTERLLPGFDSAVLRRQAEEMRARAQRRLGKYYPMLLGQSHSYEFLNADLMKRYVCAGQEEDTGDAQGRYALITKVANAYMRRPEFKVPVILTDTPGVNDPFLVRDEFTCRSLDQSDIFIVVLSAHQPLTSVDLALIRLLGQQRTKEVLIFINRMDELDDYATEVPRVIEDVSTRLRIAVPEIKFTILAGSAFMAEMATRNDAEAAEIRAALDTPQLHAYVRHIAGYVPQDQIDRLLIASGLDTVKEALSEIIDSGIGAHGLSRICEDTRAEIATLGYAMKRERESVAHQLHGLQRSNADSVVRSLEVEITQLSAVERDVMGLIEATDGVLTGHLDQSWASFEADLGQAIQLFLQEQYRALNDQILRETVADKTFGGLRVDLTHLHQAFEKCFAQHFEKSRAGIDLVLEKCLQACKQIISSALDDVISGVGLDDLPHDHFTSAVTFSKKELLVPLVSDRGWAFWRQGTINAEKSRAAFYTIFTAELRPVVQKMVRVFNEAQVERASSGTDRIRALSRMVEVAVAERQRRLRRDRRQIDALGHDHGQAAILYDRLQSQMEILERRLQILSVAQSALSRVNLSHAA; translated from the coding sequence ATGGAAATTGCGCCACTTCAACGCCAAGAAATCGATCTGTTGGATCGCATGCTGGCCCATTTATGTGATGGGGTAGGGCGTGAGAACCGTGGCAATTTGATTGCATTGCGTGATCAACTGGCGGCATGGGCCGCGCGTATCTCTGTCATCGGTCAGGTTAAAGCGGGCAAATCCACCTTTCTCAATGCGTTTTTGCATGAGCGTGATTTTCTGCCTTCGGATGTGAACCCGTGGACATCGGTGGTCACAAATATTCGGATCAATATTCCTCATGACCCGCGTGTTGGCGCCATGTTTGAGTTTTTTTCCGAGGCTGACTGGGATGAAATTATCAATGGCACATCAGAGCTGCGCGATTTGACCGAACGGCTGTTGCCCGGATTTGATTCAGCCGTGCTGCGCCGCCAAGCCGAGGAGATGCGCGCACGCGCGCAGAGGCGCTTGGGTAAATATTACCCCATGCTTTTGGGGCAATCGCACAGCTATGAATTTCTCAACGCTGATTTGATGAAACGCTATGTCTGTGCAGGCCAAGAAGAGGACACAGGCGATGCGCAAGGGCGCTACGCATTGATCACCAAAGTGGCCAATGCCTATATGCGCCGTCCTGAATTCAAAGTGCCTGTGATCCTGACGGATACGCCAGGTGTGAATGATCCTTTTTTGGTGCGCGATGAATTCACCTGCCGCAGCCTGGATCAATCGGATATTTTCATCGTGGTGCTATCTGCGCACCAACCCTTGACCTCGGTGGATCTGGCTTTGATCCGTTTGCTTGGGCAACAACGCACCAAAGAGGTATTGATTTTTATCAATCGCATGGATGAGTTGGACGATTATGCAACCGAAGTGCCACGCGTCATCGAAGATGTCTCGACACGGCTGCGGATCGCGGTGCCCGAGATTAAATTTACGATTTTGGCAGGCAGCGCCTTTATGGCCGAGATGGCCACGCGCAATGATGCTGAGGCCGCCGAGATCCGCGCGGCCCTCGATACGCCTCAATTGCACGCCTATGTGCGGCATATTGCGGGCTATGTCCCCCAGGACCAGATTGATCGCTTATTGATCGCTTCTGGCCTCGATACGGTCAAAGAGGCCTTGTCGGAAATCATCGACAGCGGTATTGGCGCGCACGGGTTGTCGCGCATTTGCGAAGATACACGGGCCGAGATTGCCACGCTTGGCTATGCCATGAAACGCGAGCGAGAGTCGGTCGCCCACCAATTGCACGGGTTACAACGCAGCAATGCAGACAGTGTGGTGCGCAGCCTCGAAGTAGAGATCACCCAATTAAGCGCGGTTGAGCGTGACGTGATGGGTTTGATCGAAGCGACAGATGGGGTTTTGACAGGGCATCTTGATCAGTCATGGGCCAGCTTCGAGGCGGATTTGGGTCAGGCCATCCAATTGTTTTTACAAGAACAATATCGCGCTTTGAATGATCAGATTTTGCGCGAAACTGTTGCTGACAAAACATTCGGGGGGTTGCGGGTTGACCTTACGCATTTGCATCAAGCCTTTGAGAAATGTTTTGCGCAGCATTTTGAAAAATCGCGCGCCGGCATCGATCTGGTGTTGGAGAAATGCCTGCAGGCCTGCAAGCAGATCATCAGCAGCGCGCTTGATGATGTGATCTCGGGCGTGGGCCTTGATGATTTGCCGCATGACCATTTCACCTCGGCGGTTACCTTCTCCAAAAAGGAATTATTGGTGCCATTGGTCAGTGACCGCGGCTGGGCCTTTTGGCGTCAGGGCACAATCAACGCCGAGAAATCACGCGCGGCATTTTACACGATTTTCACCGCGGAACTTCGACCTGTTGTTCAGAAGATGGTGCGGGTTTTCAACGAGGCACAGGTGGAACGTGCGAGCAGTGGCACGGATCGCATCCGTGCGCTGAGCCGTATGGTTGAGGTGGCTGTGGCCGAGCGGCAGCGCCGTCTGCGCCGCGACCGCCGTCAAATTGATGCCCTTGGCCATGATCACGGCCAAGCCGCAATTTTGTACGACCGTTTGCAAAGTCAAATGGAAATTTTGGAACGCCGTTTGCAGATCCTATCGGTGGCGCAATCGGCCTTGTCACGAGTGAACTTGTCCCATGCAGCCTAA
- the modC gene encoding molybdenum ABC transporter ATP-binding protein — MLDLRLRHQIGAFSLDLNFQAARGITALFGRSGAGKTTVINAVAGLITPDDGYIRVGDMDLFDAARGINLAAHERQAGYIFQEARLFPHLSVAQNLRYGMRYRGARPAPNFADIVEMLGIGPLLQRRPAMLSGGEKQRVAIGRALLAAPRILLADEPLAALDEARKQEILPYFERLRDEMDIPILYVSHAPTEVARLATEVIMIEAGRIQAQGRPSEVFSDPHSLPAGSREAGAVIEATLTAHHADGVSELRNADVALFVPRLSGDLGRKLQLRIAAHEVILATQKPQGLSALNVIEGTIHSMRSGDGPAVLVAVDTKLGRILARVTRRSAHLLSLNEGRAVYAILKTLSVAREDIG, encoded by the coding sequence ATGCTTGATCTGAGGCTTCGTCACCAGATCGGTGCGTTTTCACTTGATCTCAACTTCCAAGCCGCCCGCGGGATCACCGCCCTTTTTGGTCGCTCGGGCGCGGGCAAAACCACCGTGATCAATGCAGTCGCGGGTCTTATCACGCCTGATGACGGCTATATCCGCGTGGGGGATATGGATCTGTTTGACGCTGCGCGCGGGATAAACCTTGCCGCGCATGAGCGCCAAGCGGGCTATATTTTTCAAGAGGCGCGCCTCTTTCCGCATCTAAGCGTTGCGCAAAATCTTCGTTATGGGATGCGCTATCGCGGCGCGCGCCCTGCCCCGAATTTCGCGGATATTGTCGAGATGTTGGGGATCGGGCCGTTGCTGCAGCGGCGACCTGCGATGCTATCAGGCGGCGAGAAGCAACGCGTGGCAATCGGGCGCGCGTTGTTGGCAGCCCCCCGTATCCTTTTGGCGGATGAGCCACTGGCAGCCCTTGATGAGGCGCGCAAACAAGAAATCCTGCCCTATTTTGAACGTCTGCGCGATGAAATGGACATTCCCATTCTTTATGTCAGTCACGCCCCCACCGAGGTTGCGCGATTAGCGACAGAAGTGATCATGATTGAGGCGGGGCGGATACAGGCGCAAGGGCGCCCAAGCGAGGTCTTTTCTGACCCCCATAGCCTGCCTGCAGGGTCACGCGAAGCGGGGGCCGTTATTGAGGCCACGCTGACGGCGCATCACGCGGATGGGGTCAGCGAATTACGTAACGCCGATGTGGCACTTTTTGTGCCGCGTTTGAGCGGCGATTTGGGGCGAAAATTACAACTGCGTATTGCCGCACATGAAGTGATTTTGGCCACCCAAAAACCACAAGGCCTATCGGCGCTCAACGTCATCGAAGGCACAATTCACAGTATGCGCAGCGGCGATGGCCCCGCCGTTTTGGTCGCAGTCGACACGAAATTGGGGCGGATCTTGGCCCGTGTGACCCGCCGCTCGGCCCATCTATTGAGCCTGAACGAAGGGCGGGCGGTCTATGCCATCCTTAAAACCCTATCGGTCGCGCGCGAAGATATTGGCTGA
- the modB gene encoding molybdate ABC transporter permease subunit — translation MSDLLGPAEWAAIALSLKVSFWATLASLPFALWVAYLLARCNFFGKQILNAAVHLPLILPPVVTGYVLLLVFGAQAPVGQALAALGLGFAFHWTGAALAAAVMAFPLMVRAMRLSLEAVDPKLEDAARSLGAPPWAVFATLTLPLSLPGVLAGAILGFAKAMGEFGATITFVSNIPNQTRTIPSAIYTFLQQPDGEQGALILVAVSIFIAILALVLSEILARALSKRIGGRDA, via the coding sequence ATGAGTGATCTTCTCGGCCCCGCAGAATGGGCCGCAATCGCGCTGTCCCTCAAGGTCAGTTTTTGGGCCACTTTGGCCAGCCTGCCTTTTGCACTTTGGGTTGCCTATCTGTTGGCGCGCTGTAACTTTTTTGGAAAGCAAATCTTGAATGCAGCGGTTCATCTGCCCCTGATCTTGCCGCCTGTGGTGACGGGATATGTGCTGCTTTTGGTCTTTGGCGCGCAGGCCCCCGTGGGGCAGGCCTTGGCTGCACTAGGTCTGGGCTTTGCCTTTCATTGGACGGGGGCAGCCCTTGCCGCGGCGGTCATGGCCTTTCCGCTGATGGTGCGTGCGATGCGCCTATCCCTTGAGGCGGTTGACCCCAAACTAGAGGATGCAGCCCGCAGCCTAGGCGCGCCGCCTTGGGCGGTCTTTGCCACCCTCACCTTGCCTCTGAGCCTGCCAGGGGTTCTGGCTGGCGCGATTTTGGGGTTTGCAAAGGCGATGGGGGAATTTGGCGCCACCATCACCTTCGTTTCGAATATTCCAAATCAAACCCGCACAATCCCTTCGGCGATTTACACATTTTTGCAGCAACCAGACGGGGAACAGGGCGCGCTGATCTTAGTGGCCGTGTCGATCTTTATCGCTATTCTTGCCCTCGTTTTGTCAGAAATTCTGGCGCGGGCTTTGTCCAAACGTATCGGGGGACGTGATGCTTGA
- the modA gene encoding molybdate ABC transporter substrate-binding protein has translation MNAPIRPIFLALMLCLSPTLTRAEEILVFAASSLATALDEIEQKFEAASDTEVSMVYAGSSTLARQIEQGAPADIFISANTDWMDRIAQAGLIAPDARFDLLGNQLVLVAHGEGLDQSGQIITPEINLTDLLDGGYLAMALVDAVPAGIYGHAALTHLDLWDTVADRVAQFDNVRSALAQVAAGATPLGVVYRSDAMISTQVHIIGTFPADSHDPIRYPVAALGAEMKPAAAAFLAYLRGRDAAMIFTANGFETLAEAEK, from the coding sequence ATGAACGCCCCTATCCGTCCTATATTTTTAGCCCTGATGCTGTGCCTTAGCCCGACTTTGACACGGGCTGAAGAGATATTGGTGTTCGCGGCCTCTAGCCTTGCGACAGCCCTAGATGAAATCGAACAGAAATTTGAGGCCGCAAGCGATACTGAGGTCAGCATGGTTTATGCAGGATCCTCAACACTGGCCCGTCAGATTGAACAGGGCGCGCCTGCCGATATTTTTATTTCAGCCAATACCGACTGGATGGATCGCATCGCCCAAGCGGGATTGATTGCGCCCGATGCTCGGTTTGATCTCTTGGGCAATCAACTGGTTCTTGTGGCGCATGGGGAAGGTCTGGATCAATCGGGTCAGATTATCACGCCAGAGATCAATTTGACCGATTTACTGGACGGCGGTTATCTGGCCATGGCCCTTGTTGATGCCGTGCCTGCGGGGATTTATGGCCACGCCGCACTCACCCATCTCGACCTTTGGGACACAGTCGCGGATCGGGTCGCGCAATTCGACAATGTGCGCAGCGCCCTTGCCCAAGTTGCAGCGGGGGCAACCCCCCTTGGGGTGGTCTATCGCAGCGATGCTATGATCAGCACGCAGGTGCATATCATTGGCACCTTCCCCGCAGACAGTCACGACCCAATCCGCTACCCTGTTGCCGCGCTTGGCGCGGAGATGAAACCTGCGGCCGCGGCTTTTCTCGCCTATCTGCGCGGGCGTGACGCGGCGATGATTTTCACGGCAAATGGATTTGAGACACTGGCGGAGGCTGAGAAATGA
- the rfbD gene encoding dTDP-4-dehydrorhamnose reductase, with amino-acid sequence MILIFGKTGQVARALADLSPDAIFLDRAGADLTNPAACAAAIFAHKPAVVINAAAYTAVDAAEADPETAFAVNRDAPAAMAKAAAEIGAVFLHISTDYVFDGQGDAAFAPDHPCAPLSVYGDSKRAGEVAVLTAGGVAAILRCSWVFSPYGGNFVKTMVRLAQGRTALSIVNDQIGGPTPARAIAEALLQMGDILRKQPDLAGIYHFSGTPDLSWADFAAEIFAQSGDQVTITPIPSRDYPTPATRPLNSRLDCETTQNAFGIARPRWRDYLAEVIKSA; translated from the coding sequence ATGATCCTGATTTTCGGCAAAACGGGGCAAGTGGCCCGCGCTTTGGCCGATCTTTCGCCTGACGCGATTTTTCTTGATCGCGCGGGTGCTGATTTGACCAACCCCGCCGCCTGTGCTGCTGCAATTTTCGCGCATAAACCTGCGGTGGTGATCAATGCCGCCGCCTACACGGCGGTGGATGCGGCTGAGGCCGACCCTGAAACCGCCTTTGCCGTAAACCGCGATGCCCCTGCCGCGATGGCCAAGGCGGCTGCAGAAATCGGGGCGGTGTTTTTGCACATCTCGACCGATTACGTGTTTGACGGGCAAGGGGATGCAGCCTTTGCGCCAGATCACCCCTGCGCGCCCCTTTCGGTCTATGGAGACAGCAAACGGGCAGGCGAGGTGGCGGTTCTGACCGCAGGGGGCGTGGCGGCGATATTGCGCTGCTCTTGGGTATTTTCTCCCTATGGCGGCAATTTCGTCAAAACCATGGTGCGATTGGCGCAGGGCCGCACGGCGCTATCCATCGTCAACGATCAAATTGGCGGCCCCACGCCTGCGCGCGCCATTGCCGAGGCCCTGCTGCAAATGGGGGATATCCTGCGCAAGCAGCCTGACTTGGCAGGGATTTATCATTTCAGCGGCACCCCTGATCTCTCTTGGGCCGATTTCGCCGCTGAAATTTTCGCACAAAGCGGCGATCAGGTGACCATCACCCCCATCCCCTCACGGGATTATCCCACGCCTGCAACACGCCCCCTCAACAGTCGTCTTGATTGCGAGACAACCCAAAACGCCTTCGGCATCGCCCGACCAAGGTGGCGCGACTATTTGGCAGAGGTCATCAAGAGCGCATAA
- the rfbB gene encoding dTDP-glucose 4,6-dehydratase: MRLVVTGGAGFIGSAVVRLAIAQGHEVLNLDALTYAACLDNLAPVADNPRYRFVQADIRDRAALDKILAEYRPDAVMHLAAESHVDRSIDGPATFIETNILGTFNLLEAARHYWDAEGRPETFRFHHISTDEVFGSLPDDPRVKFTETTAYDPRSPYSASKASSDHLVRAWHETYGLPVVLSNCSNNYGPFHFPEKLIPVIIINAISGKDLPIYGNGAHKRDWLFVEDHAEALLLIITRGQIGRSYAIGGENERSNLELVETLCDILDRLRPKTQGSYRDQIRFVPDRPGHDARYAIDPTRIATELSWRPNTTLEAGLEQTVRWYLDNEAWWRALQSRDGVGQRLGRKA; encoded by the coding sequence ATGCGATTGGTGGTTACAGGCGGGGCGGGGTTTATTGGATCGGCAGTGGTGCGCTTGGCCATTGCACAAGGGCATGAGGTGCTCAACCTTGACGCGCTGACCTATGCGGCTTGCCTCGACAATCTCGCGCCCGTGGCCGACAACCCCCGCTATCGCTTTGTGCAGGCGGATATCCGCGACCGCGCGGCACTTGATAAAATTTTGGCCGAATATCGCCCAGATGCCGTGATGCATCTGGCCGCAGAAAGCCATGTAGATCGCAGCATTGATGGCCCCGCCACCTTTATTGAAACCAACATCCTTGGCACCTTCAATCTGCTAGAAGCCGCGCGCCATTATTGGGACGCGGAAGGGCGACCCGAAACCTTTCGCTTCCATCACATCAGCACGGATGAGGTCTTTGGCAGCTTGCCCGATGATCCACGCGTGAAATTCACGGAAACCACCGCCTATGACCCGCGCAGCCCCTATTCCGCGTCAAAGGCCAGCTCCGACCATCTGGTGCGTGCATGGCACGAAACCTATGGTTTGCCAGTGGTGCTGAGTAATTGTTCCAACAATTACGGCCCCTTTCATTTCCCTGAAAAACTGATCCCCGTGATCATCATCAACGCGATTTCTGGCAAAGATTTACCGATCTACGGGAATGGCGCGCATAAGCGCGATTGGCTGTTTGTCGAGGATCACGCAGAGGCGCTGTTGCTGATCATCACCCGCGGGCAAATTGGCCGCAGCTATGCCATTGGCGGCGAGAATGAGCGCAGCAATCTCGAATTGGTCGAAACACTCTGTGATATCCTTGATCGTCTGCGCCCCAAAACGCAAGGCAGCTATCGGGATCAAATCCGTTTTGTCCCTGACCGCCCCGGACATGACGCGCGCTATGCGATTGATCCCACCCGCATTGCGACCGAACTGTCGTGGCGGCCCAACACCACACTAGAAGCGGGGCTTGAACAGACAGTGCGCTGGTATCTGGACAACGAGGCATGGTGGCGCGCGCTGCAATCTCGCGATGGGGTGGGCCAGCGTTTGGGGCGTAAAGCATGA
- the rfbC gene encoding dTDP-4-dehydrorhamnose 3,5-epimerase, translating into MQIETSPLAGLLVITPRRFGDARGFFCETWNPATLVDHGVNLPAFVQDNHSFSAARGTVRGLHFQAPPFAQGKLVRCGRGALFDVAVDIRRTSPTYGNWFGVELSFENGKQLWIPEGFAHGFMTLTPDTEIIYKCTAPYAPDHEGAVHWQSCEIEWPLDLADAVLSEKDRAALPLSDLDSPFHGGAD; encoded by the coding sequence ATGCAGATAGAGACATCCCCCCTCGCGGGACTTTTGGTCATAACACCGCGCCGCTTTGGCGATGCGCGCGGCTTTTTCTGCGAGACATGGAACCCGGCCACCCTTGTAGATCACGGGGTAAATTTGCCTGCCTTCGTGCAAGACAATCACTCTTTCTCTGCCGCACGCGGCACGGTGCGCGGCCTGCATTTCCAAGCGCCCCCTTTTGCTCAGGGCAAACTTGTGCGCTGCGGGCGCGGCGCTCTGTTTGATGTTGCCGTGGATATCAGACGCACCTCCCCGACTTATGGAAACTGGTTCGGGGTCGAATTAAGCTTTGAGAATGGCAAACAGCTCTGGATACCCGAGGGCTTTGCGCATGGGTTCATGACGCTGACCCCTGACACCGAAATCATCTATAAATGCACCGCACCCTATGCGCCCGACCATGAGGGGGCGGTGCATTGGCAATCCTGCGAGATTGAATGGCCCTTGGATTTGGCAGATGCGGTGTTGTCTGAAAAAGACCGCGCCGCCCTGCCCCTGTCAGATTTAGACAGCCCATTTCACGGGGGGGCAGACTGA
- a CDS encoding esterase-like activity of phytase family protein, with the protein MKLRMLLATTGLALLAGPALAQDMNFNRIASFPVAANTPDAEETSAEIIAATGDGMTLVYSDSPAGVIGFVDITDPANPVAAGVFALPSGEPTAVSALGNTVFVAENTSESYTSPSGVLHAIDAGSRDVLASCDLGGQPDSTAVAPDGSFITVAIENERDEDLGDGRVPQMPAGHLVIQPLGENGAMDCAAQIRVDLTGLADIAPEDPEPEFVDVNANGDIVVTMQENNHMVVVSAAGEVLSHFSAGEVTLNGVDTEEEGALIFDQTITVPREPDGVQWIDTDHFAIANEGDMDGGSRGFTVFNRDGTEVFEAGTAFEYAIVEIGHYPEERSGNKGVEPEGMEFATFGGVPMMFLLSERSSIVGVYDMSNPAQPALAQLLPSGISPEGAIAIPSRNILATANEYDARGDSGAPAHVMIYEYQNAPAVYPHLTSAGMDELTGWGAISGQVMAEDGTLYAVSDSFYAMQPTIFHIDVSQTPARIVDAIRVTREGQPAQLMDMEGIALDGEGGFWVASEGRSDRLVPHAIYHIGADGAIEDYIALPNELLAVEQRFGFEGITLVDDMLYMAVQREWRDDPENHVKVLGYNLETEAWSVAHYPLTEASTGWVGLSEIVAHGDDLYFIERDNQLGDAAVTKLITRVSMDQMAGMVALGETPPVLTKEIVVDLLPYLTSTGGFVLDKVEGLAIAEDGTMWVSTDNDGVDDHSGETMLFAISAQ; encoded by the coding sequence ATGAAGCTGCGCATGCTTTTGGCCACAACAGGCCTTGCTTTGCTTGCAGGGCCTGCACTGGCCCAAGATATGAATTTTAACCGCATCGCGTCTTTTCCAGTTGCCGCGAATACGCCCGATGCCGAAGAAACCTCGGCCGAGATTATCGCGGCCACGGGCGATGGCATGACATTGGTCTATTCCGATAGCCCTGCAGGTGTGATCGGTTTTGTCGACATCACCGATCCTGCGAACCCTGTTGCCGCAGGCGTATTCGCGCTGCCAAGTGGCGAGCCAACAGCCGTATCCGCGCTTGGAAACACGGTGTTTGTCGCGGAAAACACATCGGAAAGCTATACCAGCCCGTCAGGCGTTTTGCATGCGATTGATGCAGGGAGCCGTGACGTTCTCGCCTCTTGTGATCTGGGCGGGCAGCCCGACAGCACGGCTGTTGCCCCCGATGGCAGCTTCATCACTGTTGCGATTGAGAACGAACGTGACGAGGATCTAGGCGATGGCCGCGTGCCGCAAATGCCTGCGGGTCATTTGGTGATCCAACCCTTGGGCGAAAATGGCGCGATGGATTGCGCGGCGCAGATCCGTGTTGATCTGACAGGCCTTGCTGATATTGCCCCAGAAGACCCTGAACCAGAATTCGTTGATGTGAACGCCAATGGCGACATCGTTGTGACGATGCAGGAAAACAATCACATGGTTGTGGTTTCTGCTGCAGGTGAGGTGCTCAGCCATTTCTCGGCGGGTGAGGTGACGCTGAACGGTGTGGACACCGAGGAAGAAGGCGCGCTGATCTTTGATCAGACCATCACAGTCCCGCGCGAGCCTGATGGGGTGCAGTGGATCGATACAGACCATTTCGCGATCGCAAATGAAGGCGATATGGATGGTGGCAGCCGCGGCTTTACCGTGTTCAACCGCGATGGCACCGAAGTTTTTGAGGCAGGCACGGCTTTTGAATACGCGATTGTGGAAATCGGCCATTACCCCGAAGAGCGCTCTGGCAACAAAGGTGTCGAGCCCGAAGGGATGGAATTTGCAACATTTGGCGGCGTGCCAATGATGTTCCTCTTGTCCGAACGTTCCTCTATCGTGGGCGTCTATGATATGTCGAACCCTGCTCAGCCTGCATTGGCACAGCTTCTGCCCTCTGGCATTTCCCCTGAGGGTGCGATTGCGATCCCCTCGCGCAATATTTTGGCCACGGCCAATGAATATGACGCGCGGGGTGATAGCGGCGCGCCTGCCCATGTAATGATCTATGAATATCAAAACGCCCCCGCCGTATATCCGCATCTGACGAGCGCAGGTATGGATGAGTTGACAGGGTGGGGTGCGATCTCGGGGCAGGTCATGGCTGAAGATGGCACGCTCTATGCGGTGTCTGACAGCTTCTATGCCATGCAGCCAACCATCTTCCACATCGATGTTAGCCAAACCCCTGCGCGCATTGTCGATGCAATTCGCGTCACCCGCGAGGGTCAGCCTGCGCAGTTGATGGATATGGAAGGCATTGCACTTGATGGTGAGGGCGGTTTCTGGGTTGCCTCAGAAGGGCGCAGCGACCGCTTGGTGCCGCACGCGATCTATCACATTGGGGCCGATGGCGCGATTGAGGATTACATCGCCCTGCCAAATGAATTGCTGGCCGTGGAACAGCGTTTCGGGTTTGAGGGGATCACCCTTGTTGACGATATGCTGTATATGGCCGTGCAGCGTGAATGGCGCGATGATCCTGAAAACCATGTTAAGGTTCTGGGCTATAACCTCGAAACCGAAGCGTGGAGCGTGGCGCATTACCCGCTGACCGAAGCATCTACGGGTTGGGTGGGTCTCTCGGAAATCGTTGCGCATGGTGACGACCTCTATTTCATCGAGCGTGACAATCAACTGGGTGACGCAGCGGTGACCAAGCTGATCACCCGCGTCTCAATGGATCAGATGGCGGGGATGGTCGCGCTGGGCGAAACGCCACCCGTTCTGACCAAAGAGATTGTTGTCGATCTGCTGCCTTACCTGACCTCGACAGGCGGCTTTGTCTTGGACAAGGTCGAAGGTCTTGCAATCGCTGAAGATGGCACAATGTGGGTGTCCACCGACAATGATGGTGTGGACGACCATTCTGGCGAAACGATGCTGTTCGCGATCTCGGCGCAGTAA
- a CDS encoding DUF1045 domain-containing protein, whose translation MSDYSRYAVYFLPDGGFYRLGADWLGWCSRQGAVRTHPELAGLSRPIAQITDTPRKYGFHATIKPPFKLAKGQSAHDLAARFRELCQTTSRVEIPVLEIRRLGGFVAAVPASHNPALQELAATMVKGLDPFRAPASEAELAKRRSANLTPRQEEMLVAWGYPYVMEEFRFHLTLSGRLPQSEANDLVSRLHAHFAPVIPQPFEVASLALMGEDETGQFHHIESHNLA comes from the coding sequence ATGTCCGACTATAGCCGATATGCGGTATATTTTCTGCCCGATGGCGGGTTTTATCGCCTTGGCGCGGATTGGTTGGGCTGGTGCAGCCGCCAAGGCGCTGTGCGCACGCATCCCGAGCTTGCGGGCCTATCGCGGCCCATCGCACAAATCACCGACACCCCCCGCAAATACGGGTTTCACGCAACGATCAAGCCACCTTTCAAACTGGCCAAGGGTCAAAGCGCCCATGACCTTGCGGCAAGGTTCCGGGAATTGTGCCAAACAACATCGCGGGTTGAAATCCCCGTTTTGGAAATCCGCCGTTTGGGGGGCTTTGTCGCCGCTGTCCCAGCAAGTCATAATCCCGCGCTCCAAGAACTGGCCGCAACGATGGTCAAAGGGTTGGATCCGTTTCGCGCGCCTGCATCCGAGGCGGAATTGGCCAAGCGTAGATCAGCCAACCTTACCCCCCGCCAAGAAGAGATGTTGGTCGCATGGGGCTATCCCTATGTGATGGAGGAATTCCGCTTTCATCTGACCTTGTCAGGCCGCCTGCCACAATCCGAGGCCAATGATCTGGTGTCCCGTCTACATGCGCATTTCGCGCCTGTGATCCCCCAGCCTTTTGAGGTCGCCTCATTGGCCCTTATGGGCGAGGATGAGACAGGGCAGTTTCATCATATCGAAAGCCACAATCTGGCATAA